The Akkermansia sp. N21116 genome includes a region encoding these proteins:
- a CDS encoding glycosyltransferase family 4 protein, with translation MKILIIGQNSKIANVFCHFATVTMVIDKNIELCRKYSRNTKFTVIESMTDIRNARSIPKRTRELQNWLKEFTPDIVFSNDKYSMIAARFATAFKAKRPLLISTSHSSYSWTAPKRIRQFAFAVKLCTDGYVALASFVYQHLINNGLNPQRLLLQPNTIEYDVFPIKNSYALNDVPQLIYTAVIYPQKGQLILVEAVKILIEKHFVLHVDFIGDFMDEGYKSQIEAYIKRYNLDDYISFRGRIENSVLLNLLPSYDIYVSPSLIEMSPFNLLEAKAAGLPVVACKTGGIPDIISDKTDGLLVPPNDVKSLADSIEELLNSENLRERLGKTARYNISNTQTPEVVANKMQDFFYRINSL, from the coding sequence ATGAAAATTCTAATCATTGGGCAAAATTCGAAAATAGCAAATGTGTTCTGTCATTTTGCAACAGTCACAATGGTAATAGACAAAAATATCGAGTTATGCCGCAAATACAGCAGGAATACCAAATTCACAGTTATAGAAAGTATGACGGACATCCGTAATGCGCGTTCCATACCAAAGCGAACAAGGGAGTTACAGAACTGGTTAAAAGAATTTACACCGGATATTGTGTTCAGCAATGACAAATATTCCATGATAGCGGCACGCTTTGCAACGGCATTCAAGGCAAAAAGACCGTTACTCATCTCTACGTCTCACAGTTCCTATTCCTGGACTGCCCCCAAACGAATACGTCAATTTGCCTTTGCTGTAAAATTATGTACTGACGGTTATGTCGCCCTTGCTTCATTTGTGTATCAACATTTGATTAATAATGGACTAAATCCTCAACGTCTGTTGCTGCAACCAAATACCATCGAGTACGATGTATTTCCTATAAAGAACAGCTATGCACTAAACGATGTACCACAACTTATCTATACAGCGGTTATCTATCCACAAAAGGGACAACTAATTCTTGTTGAAGCCGTTAAAATACTTATTGAAAAACATTTTGTGTTACATGTAGATTTTATTGGAGATTTTATGGACGAAGGCTACAAAAGTCAGATAGAAGCATATATTAAGCGATACAATCTAGATGATTATATTTCTTTTCGGGGGAGAATTGAAAATTCTGTTTTACTAAATCTCTTGCCGTCGTATGACATTTATGTATCACCTTCTCTTATTGAAATGTCACCATTTAACTTGCTTGAAGCAAAAGCGGCTGGACTTCCGGTTGTAGCCTGTAAAACAGGCGGAATCCCCGACATCATATCAGATAAGACAGACGGACTTCTCGTTCCCCCAAATGATGTCAAGTCATTAGCTGACTCTATAGAAGAACTCTTAAATAGTGAGAATCTGCGAGAGCGATTGGGCAAGACCGCCCGATATAATATATCAAATACACAAACACCGGAAGTGGTCGCAAATAAAATGCAAGATTTTTTTTATCGCATTAATTCTTTATAA
- a CDS encoding glycosyltransferase family 4 protein, translated as MKILEIIPNLQAGGAEVFLVNLCNEMCRHNETSITLLTFYDSENSFLLNKLDPSITLAYIPKSRGFDVKLMYRLYDFIMEGEYDIAHFHVNTIAYALLPAIRNLCRCYATIHNDAYREASGIHRFIRRVLFKSKKVYPITISHQSDASFHQLYGSSISTTVIYNGVPKHTPTHGFSLKQYQTTPNTKLLIMAAALSPVKNELAVAQAVKQLVDEGEDIALVIIGRDADKQYAQQIKDMTSQRIHYIGEVSNPVDYMRHGNYFVLASYFEGLPISLLEALSVGCIPIVTPVGGCVDVVNDGRNGFIIATQEKQDIYKTIKKVLHFPDQVIMAIKEQALFDANRYTISYCANSYLSLFNRIKA; from the coding sequence ATGAAAATTTTAGAAATAATTCCAAATCTACAAGCAGGGGGAGCTGAAGTTTTCCTCGTAAATCTATGCAATGAAATGTGCCGCCACAATGAAACAAGCATCACATTGCTAACTTTTTATGACAGTGAAAACAGTTTCCTGCTAAACAAACTCGATCCTTCCATCACGTTAGCATACATTCCCAAATCAAGAGGTTTTGATGTTAAACTAATGTATCGTTTATATGACTTCATCATGGAAGGTGAATATGATATAGCACACTTCCATGTCAATACTATTGCTTACGCCTTACTGCCGGCAATAAGGAATTTGTGCCGTTGCTATGCCACTATCCACAACGATGCTTATCGTGAAGCATCAGGCATTCACCGTTTCATACGTCGTGTACTTTTCAAGTCAAAGAAAGTATATCCTATTACAATATCGCATCAGTCAGATGCCTCTTTCCATCAATTATATGGGAGTTCGATATCAACAACTGTGATATATAATGGGGTACCCAAGCATACTCCGACACATGGCTTTTCATTGAAACAATACCAAACAACACCTAACACTAAATTACTTATTATGGCTGCAGCTCTATCTCCTGTAAAAAATGAATTGGCTGTGGCACAGGCTGTAAAACAATTGGTCGATGAGGGCGAAGATATCGCTCTTGTTATTATCGGCAGAGATGCCGATAAGCAATACGCTCAACAGATAAAGGACATGACCTCCCAGCGTATCCACTACATAGGTGAAGTGTCTAATCCAGTAGATTACATGCGGCATGGAAACTACTTTGTTCTGGCTTCATATTTTGAGGGATTGCCAATAAGTTTACTTGAAGCTTTATCTGTCGGGTGCATTCCTATTGTAACTCCTGTAGGAGGATGTGTCGATGTGGTAAATGATGGGCGAAACGGCTTTATCATAGCCACACAAGAGAAACAGGACATATACAAGACAATAAAAAAAGTTCTTCATTTTCCAGATCAAGTTATTATGGCAATTAAGGAACAGGCGTTGTTCGACGCTAATAGATACACTATATCGTATTGTGCAAACAGTTATTTATCTCTTTTTAATCGCATTAAAGCATGA
- a CDS encoding EpsG family protein — protein MKITTDEMLRQVCAYFTFSREAPKEIYEIIVTWFVKQFTNNYHFYFLVCSIPVAYFQLKSLKLITDDSKFKAGTLMGIIVLFLFIFPRDIFTVQNPRFTTGFWLCIVCTLHYLCSNRNNIFLLFPILFAPLIHSALWLYVIIIVIYLFIPKKSIILQWCAVCTLPLMFFTTDIFRQVDLSQFLPPSLYRWSTYHNTDEAYSNLAGSGRSGFWWVGTSFVFAGKIMYGVMLIYIIKRFKNKDSEINDTSKRLYPFLLFFFFISNLLHLIPVLGERYFYFTQIFTIFLWFKAVYPNCPKILLCLLGAYSWAIFTRYGYILGGALSVNTHPDLFYAPLPYLIGKGILW, from the coding sequence ATGAAAATAACAACGGACGAAATGCTTAGGCAGGTTTGTGCGTATTTCACTTTTAGCAGAGAAGCTCCCAAGGAAATTTATGAAATAATTGTAACATGGTTTGTTAAGCAATTTACAAATAATTATCATTTCTATTTTCTTGTTTGTTCAATACCAGTAGCGTATTTCCAATTAAAATCGCTCAAACTTATTACTGATGATAGTAAGTTCAAGGCTGGAACATTGATGGGTATTATTGTTCTTTTTTTGTTCATATTTCCGCGAGATATATTCACTGTTCAAAATCCACGATTCACGACAGGTTTTTGGCTATGCATTGTTTGTACGTTGCATTATCTATGCAGTAATCGGAACAATATTTTTCTCTTGTTTCCTATATTGTTTGCCCCACTCATCCATTCGGCATTATGGCTATACGTCATCATAATTGTGATTTATCTGTTCATACCTAAAAAATCAATCATACTGCAATGGTGTGCGGTATGTACATTGCCGCTTATGTTCTTTACCACTGACATTTTCCGGCAAGTTGATTTGTCTCAATTTTTGCCGCCTTCATTATATCGCTGGTCAACATATCATAATACAGATGAAGCATACTCTAATTTGGCAGGCTCTGGAAGATCTGGCTTCTGGTGGGTAGGGACAAGTTTCGTTTTTGCTGGGAAAATTATGTATGGCGTAATGTTAATTTACATCATAAAACGATTCAAGAATAAAGATAGTGAAATCAATGATACATCTAAACGATTATATCCATTCCTTCTGTTTTTTTTCTTTATTTCAAACTTGTTGCATTTAATACCTGTATTGGGCGAGCGTTATTTCTACTTTACTCAAATTTTTACAATTTTCTTGTGGTTTAAGGCAGTCTACCCCAATTGTCCCAAAATACTTTTATGCTTATTAGGTGCATATAGTTGGGCTATATTTACGCGATATGGCTATATTCTTGGTGGAGCATTATCAGTCAATACTCATCCTGATTTGTTTTATGCGCCCTTACCCTATCTCATAGGGAAAGGTATTCTTTGGTGA
- a CDS encoding glycosyltransferase: MNIMFIFDFPIIANNGGVQRVTNTLAKELVRRGHKVSFLCTSTAKHQDTSIGVDSLCTQYYLSDKSNVTHQVRVLTEKLEIDAVINQSFSNEVIPILSAFPSTIFKVSVYHSQPFATYKKERLILRGLTNTNSLAGCIFKYVGIIAPYLVRDHYIKGAKNIFSQLINTSDKYCLLSYRYQERVKRFVPNVPASKLIAINNPNTFPDIVTIDQFERENVLLFMGRIENSSKNVYDFVRVWQMLVKRNPDWRAIVVGDGSDLQRMKSFARELAVERISFEGNKANVGEYYAKAKFLCLTSNYEGWGLVLVEAMQFGCVPVSYGTFEAVYDIIDDGENGFIVDKKPSAMAQQIQQCIDGKFDFSALSQRARKKVRKFSTVNIVDQWEALIRHQ; this comes from the coding sequence ATGAATATCATGTTCATATTCGATTTCCCCATCATTGCGAATAATGGCGGGGTACAACGTGTTACGAATACTTTGGCAAAGGAGTTAGTACGGCGTGGACACAAAGTCTCTTTTTTATGTACCTCCACGGCAAAACACCAAGATACGAGCATAGGAGTAGATTCCCTTTGTACACAATACTATCTCTCCGATAAGTCAAATGTAACACATCAAGTCAGAGTCTTGACAGAAAAACTTGAAATAGATGCAGTAATTAACCAGTCGTTCAGTAATGAAGTCATTCCCATATTAAGTGCATTTCCAAGTACCATATTTAAGGTATCAGTGTATCATAGTCAGCCATTTGCAACCTATAAAAAAGAGAGATTGATACTTCGCGGGTTGACAAATACAAATTCATTGGCAGGCTGTATTTTTAAATATGTGGGCATTATTGCTCCATATCTTGTACGAGATCATTACATCAAGGGTGCAAAAAATATATTCTCTCAATTGATTAACACTTCAGACAAATACTGTCTGCTCTCGTATCGGTATCAGGAACGAGTGAAACGATTTGTGCCTAATGTCCCCGCTTCAAAGCTCATAGCCATAAACAATCCAAATACATTCCCCGACATTGTCACAATCGATCAATTTGAACGAGAGAATGTACTGCTGTTTATGGGCCGGATTGAGAACTCATCCAAGAATGTCTATGACTTTGTTCGCGTTTGGCAGATGTTGGTAAAGCGAAATCCCGACTGGAGAGCTATAGTTGTGGGTGACGGTTCAGATTTACAGCGAATGAAATCATTTGCCCGGGAATTGGCCGTCGAACGCATTTCATTTGAGGGAAACAAGGCTAATGTAGGAGAATACTACGCAAAAGCCAAGTTCCTCTGCCTCACTTCTAACTACGAGGGGTGGGGGTTAGTATTGGTGGAAGCCATGCAATTCGGATGTGTCCCGGTATCTTACGGCACATTTGAGGCAGTGTATGATATAATAGACGATGGAGAGAACGGATTTATTGTTGACAAGAAACCATCTGCAATGGCTCAACAAATCCAGCAATGCATTGATGGGAAGTTTGATTTCTCCGCACTGTCACAGCGGGCGCGGAAAAAGGTTCGAAAGTTTTCAACAGTAAACATCGTTGACCAGTGGGAGGCATTGATCAGGCATCAATAG
- a CDS encoding polysaccharide pyruvyl transferase family protein, which translates to MRIALLTIWHVGNYGAELQAYATCRILEELGHDVTIIDFRENENPNESFKGRLARYISSCTLTHFKFSIFWNKYFPNKTRHYHTYEELKANPPEADLYLVGSDQVWNYKILADKAEAFFLAFGKGEIRRASYASSFGISEWQANEPLTSMAKQMLCRFSAVSCREASGIRILKEVFNIDAAEVLDPTLLFDEYFGVNSQNATEDGTLAYYPLSTNNELAKFSIELAHELGLRPNNINKKVLLSNTIAWNRPDVEQWVNSIARASLVITPSFHGLTFSLLFRKQFIIINNNINQERKVRMTDLLKKLGLENRYFDSIERAKKTKAWEQTIDYDIVFPKLLQMRSSSIDYLKKMLQL; encoded by the coding sequence ATGAGAATTGCATTGTTAACTATTTGGCACGTAGGGAACTATGGTGCGGAGTTGCAGGCCTATGCGACTTGCCGCATCTTAGAAGAGTTGGGACATGATGTGACAATCATCGATTTTCGCGAAAACGAAAACCCTAATGAGTCTTTTAAGGGGCGATTGGCTCGATACATTTCTTCGTGCACATTGACCCATTTCAAATTCTCAATATTTTGGAATAAATACTTTCCTAATAAAACACGCCATTACCATACTTACGAAGAATTAAAAGCCAATCCTCCAGAAGCGGACTTATACCTTGTGGGCAGCGACCAAGTGTGGAACTATAAGATTCTCGCAGACAAAGCCGAGGCTTTCTTCCTTGCATTTGGCAAGGGTGAGATAAGGCGCGCATCCTACGCATCAAGCTTTGGAATAAGCGAATGGCAAGCAAATGAACCGTTGACTTCCATGGCAAAGCAAATGTTATGCAGGTTTTCTGCTGTGTCTTGCCGGGAAGCCTCAGGCATCAGAATTTTAAAAGAAGTATTCAACATCGATGCCGCCGAAGTGCTTGACCCGACTTTGCTCTTTGATGAATACTTTGGGGTAAACAGCCAGAACGCTACAGAAGATGGCACTTTAGCCTACTATCCGCTCTCTACCAATAACGAGTTGGCAAAGTTCTCGATAGAACTGGCTCACGAATTAGGATTACGTCCCAATAATATAAACAAGAAAGTCCTGCTCTCAAACACCATTGCCTGGAATCGGCCTGATGTAGAACAGTGGGTCAATAGCATTGCTCGTGCGTCACTTGTCATTACTCCATCATTCCACGGGCTCACATTCAGCCTTCTATTTCGCAAACAATTTATCATTATAAATAACAACATAAATCAGGAGCGAAAAGTCCGCATGACAGATTTGCTTAAAAAGTTGGGTTTAGAAAACAGGTATTTCGATTCCATCGAACGAGCAAAAAAGACAAAGGCATGGGAACAAACCATTGATTACGACATCGTATTCCCCAAACTTTTGCAGATGCGTTCATCATCTATCGATTATCTCAAGAAAATGTTACAGCTATGA
- a CDS encoding Coenzyme F420 hydrogenase/dehydrogenase, beta subunit C-terminal domain, protein MATVFHHNNIASFARSSECTACMACFDTCPHAAISYTIDRNGFLRMSVDSNRCTGCGACRKSCPGLNGKRYGESEIAKAFAGWNNDEKQRQSSASGGVFAALATYVLQSGGLVYGAAIHGFEIKHIRVNNLENLHNLQNSKYQHSITAGVYNQVKKDLKQGKTVLFSGLGCQIAALYAYLHYKPYDNLYTVDTICGGLSSMLPMISLASSGKYSDIISFRDKDNGWKSTGFTYRLKLNGNDGSVKDLGCQNIVLKCFSTKITKRASCLNCRFVGFKRQSDCTIGDFWGDTDFTHQHSNGLSSLIVHSERMYELLQKADLTMSEIKIDKVASRNPNLYFGNSKGVRRLISRHLAFFFLRNGLYRLVWPLVDYDSKLSIEMQLYGMLLQSKAKKDLKNQLELLSK, encoded by the coding sequence ATGGCTACTGTATTTCACCATAATAATATTGCTAGCTTTGCCAGATCAAGTGAATGTACCGCTTGTATGGCATGTTTTGATACATGCCCACATGCTGCCATTAGTTATACTATTGACAGGAATGGCTTTCTACGCATGTCTGTCGACAGCAATAGGTGTACCGGTTGTGGCGCATGTCGAAAAAGCTGTCCCGGTCTTAATGGAAAGCGGTATGGAGAAAGCGAAATAGCAAAAGCATTTGCCGGATGGAACAATGATGAAAAACAACGTCAGTCCAGTGCTTCCGGCGGAGTCTTCGCCGCACTTGCAACTTATGTGTTACAGTCTGGAGGATTAGTTTATGGTGCTGCCATCCATGGTTTTGAGATTAAGCATATCAGGGTAAATAATTTAGAAAACCTACACAATTTGCAAAACTCCAAATATCAGCACAGCATCACCGCTGGTGTGTACAATCAAGTAAAGAAAGACTTGAAGCAAGGTAAAACCGTATTGTTCTCAGGATTAGGATGCCAAATTGCAGCCTTATATGCGTATCTGCATTATAAGCCATACGACAACCTTTATACAGTAGATACCATTTGCGGTGGTTTGTCTTCCATGCTGCCGATGATTTCTCTTGCCAGTTCAGGGAAATATAGTGATATCATTTCGTTTCGAGACAAAGACAATGGATGGAAAAGTACAGGTTTCACTTATAGGTTGAAACTAAATGGCAACGATGGATCAGTTAAAGATTTAGGTTGTCAAAACATCGTCCTAAAATGCTTCTCTACTAAAATTACCAAACGGGCTTCCTGTTTGAACTGCCGTTTCGTCGGCTTTAAGCGACAAAGCGATTGTACAATTGGTGATTTTTGGGGAGATACCGATTTCACTCATCAGCATAGTAATGGACTTTCATCTCTAATAGTTCATTCTGAGCGGATGTATGAGTTGCTTCAGAAAGCTGATCTGACAATGAGTGAAATCAAAATCGATAAAGTAGCATCTAGAAACCCCAATTTGTACTTTGGGAATTCCAAAGGCGTTCGTCGCCTGATAAGCCGCCATTTAGCGTTTTTTTTTCTTAGAAACGGGCTATACCGTTTAGTCTGGCCATTGGTCGATTATGACTCAAAACTTTCTATCGAAATGCAACTATACGGGATGCTTCTGCAAAGTAAAGCAAAAAAAGACTTGAAAAACCAACTTGAACTTTTGAGTAAATGA
- a CDS encoding glycosyltransferase family 2 protein has translation MKITVITVCYNSEATLGDTIHSVLNQSNKDYEYIIVDGNSNDKTVEIIRSSEKAFSGRMRWISEPDQGIYDAMNKGIRMATGEVIGFLNADDYYQDNHVLRDIAQAFCANPEADAIHGDLDYINKERKVVRSWRGKEYTPGSFQKGWSPAHPTFYCKRQCFEQFGPFVPAIGSAADFELMLRFTERFGIRTRHLQRSMVFMRTGGSSTNGLKAIMRNTKQNRQAFLLNSLPCPLLYPVARLWHKIFSVKNPFNYLSQ, from the coding sequence ATGAAAATTACCGTTATCACAGTCTGCTATAACAGTGAGGCTACTCTGGGCGACACCATACACAGCGTCCTCAATCAGAGCAACAAGGACTACGAGTACATTATTGTCGACGGGAATAGTAACGACAAAACTGTCGAGATAATACGCAGTAGCGAAAAGGCATTTTCTGGACGCATGCGATGGATATCAGAACCGGATCAAGGTATCTACGATGCCATGAACAAAGGTATCCGTATGGCCACGGGAGAGGTAATCGGATTCCTCAATGCCGATGACTACTATCAAGACAACCACGTCTTGCGAGATATTGCTCAAGCCTTCTGTGCCAATCCAGAAGCAGATGCTATCCACGGGGATCTGGACTACATCAACAAAGAACGAAAGGTAGTCCGATCCTGGAGAGGAAAAGAATACACTCCCGGTTCGTTCCAGAAAGGCTGGAGCCCGGCTCACCCCACTTTCTACTGTAAACGGCAGTGTTTTGAACAATTCGGCCCCTTCGTTCCCGCCATCGGCAGCGCGGCAGACTTCGAACTCATGCTCCGTTTCACGGAACGGTTCGGAATCCGGACACGCCATCTGCAACGCTCCATGGTTTTTATGCGCACGGGGGGCTCCAGCACGAATGGATTAAAAGCCATCATGCGAAACACAAAACAGAACCGCCAAGCATTCCTCCTCAATTCCCTCCCCTGCCCCCTCCTGTACCCGGTCGCCCGTCTCTGGCACAAAATATTCTCTGTCAAAAATCCCTTCAATTATCTCTCCCAATAA
- a CDS encoding sugar transferase — MPTRHASDLSIPSGSTTPQHLPHQHKRKHITFYARYIKRPLDFIVACTSLIFIIPFLILPIYIILRIKTGASPFFRQTRIGQHRKPFQIIKFKTMTDERDSDGNLLPDEQRTTKLGAFLRSTSLDEFPELINVLKGDMSFVGPRPWIPEQMSNFAPSTQERRMMMRPGITGLAQIQGRNNLTFRQRVCFDLDYILHASLFSDVCILFRTFYKVFKREGIEQCQNALVSAQRCILPKDTETRGIRGNEPTHLQH, encoded by the coding sequence ATGCCCACCAGACACGCTTCCGACCTCTCCATTCCTTCAGGAAGCACTACTCCCCAACACCTGCCTCATCAACACAAACGGAAACATATCACCTTTTACGCCAGATATATTAAACGGCCCCTCGACTTCATCGTCGCGTGTACAAGCCTCATTTTCATCATCCCCTTCCTCATCCTCCCCATCTACATCATCCTGAGAATTAAAACCGGAGCCTCTCCCTTCTTCCGCCAAACGCGTATCGGACAACACAGAAAACCCTTCCAGATCATCAAGTTCAAAACGATGACCGATGAACGTGACTCCGATGGAAATCTTCTCCCCGACGAACAACGCACCACCAAGCTGGGAGCATTTCTTCGATCAACTTCGCTCGACGAATTCCCCGAACTCATCAACGTCCTCAAAGGCGACATGAGCTTCGTCGGCCCCAGACCGTGGATCCCGGAGCAAATGTCCAATTTTGCACCCTCCACACAAGAGAGAAGAATGATGATGCGCCCCGGTATCACCGGCCTCGCCCAAATTCAGGGACGCAATAACCTCACATTTCGCCAACGCGTCTGTTTCGACTTGGATTACATCCTTCACGCCTCCCTGTTCTCAGATGTCTGCATCCTCTTTCGAACCTTCTATAAAGTGTTCAAACGCGAAGGCATCGAACAGTGCCAGAACGCGCTTGTCTCCGCTCAACGTTGCATTCTTCCCAAAGACACCGAAACACGAGGAATTCGCGGCAACGAACCTACTCACCTGCAACACTGA
- a CDS encoding CpsB/CapC family capsule biosynthesis tyrosine phosphatase encodes MDRHSHILWGIDDGAQSPEDSQAIINAMRRIGLRGAWCTPHVMAELPDNTASNLRKRYNEALATLDLNGFDLRLAAEYMLDESFLPRLKDNSEKLLTYDGKRLLIEFSRISLPGNWEEMIFLVQAQGYIPVLAHPERYGSILDLEALELLHQNEVEFQINLSSLIGMRGRHIQKLARTLRKKGLCNWIGTDAHRPEHVRSRA; translated from the coding sequence ATGGACAGGCACAGTCACATCCTTTGGGGAATAGACGATGGAGCACAAAGCCCGGAAGACAGCCAGGCCATCATCAACGCCATGCGCCGAATCGGTCTCCGGGGAGCCTGGTGTACTCCGCACGTCATGGCCGAGCTGCCCGACAACACTGCCAGCAATCTCCGCAAGAGGTACAACGAGGCCTTGGCAACACTCGACCTCAACGGCTTCGACCTCCGGCTGGCAGCCGAATACATGCTCGACGAAAGCTTCCTGCCCCGGCTCAAGGACAACTCGGAAAAACTACTCACCTACGATGGCAAGCGTCTGCTGATTGAATTTTCTCGTATCTCACTCCCCGGCAACTGGGAAGAAATGATCTTCCTCGTTCAGGCTCAGGGCTACATCCCCGTCCTGGCACACCCGGAACGATACGGCTCCATACTCGACCTGGAAGCCCTGGAACTTCTCCATCAAAACGAAGTCGAGTTCCAGATCAACCTCTCATCCCTCATCGGAATGCGAGGACGGCATATCCAGAAATTGGCCCGAACACTGCGGAAAAAAGGTCTCTGCAACTGGATCGGAACCGATGCCCACCGCCCCGAACACGTACGGAGCAGAGCATGA